In Pirellula sp. SH-Sr6A, the DNA window ATCCCAGCGAACGCGGCCGATCGTGTCGCGTCGCGCCAGGAAAGCGTTGCTGACCATGTCGCACCAACTGGTCTCACCGATACGTTTGTGTTCGCCTCGATGCATCCAGATCCGGCTGCCATTCATCAACGGGCTGAACAGCATTGGACGGCCACCAGCGCCCTGACGCACAGCCAAAATGTCGAGGCCGTACTCCATGAACCGCTGGTAGACTCGGTCAAGATGCAGATCTGGCGTTACGATTTGGTCATCGTCGAGCAGAAAGATGAACTCGGTTTCTGCCGCGTCGATTGCTGTATTGCGTCCAATGCCGACACCCACATCGTGCTGCTGGAGATCAATCACTTTGCAGTGTTTGGCGGTCTCGGGATACTTTCGCGAGAACCAATGTTCGGGAAGACCATCGTCAACGACAACGATCTTGGGTTCGCCGAACTCCT includes these proteins:
- a CDS encoding glycosyltransferase family 2 protein, with the protein product MEATVPIQDITFCIKTIHRPWACHRLVQSLRKEFGEPKIVVVDDGLPEHWFSRKYPETAKHCKVIDLQQHDVGVGIGRNTAIDAAETEFIFLLDDDQIVTPDLHLDRVYQRFMEYGLDILAVRQGAGGRPMLFSPLMNGSRIWMHRGEHKRIGETSWCDMVSNAFLARRDTIGRVRWDDEIKTYEHWEFFYRASHIEHLQIAVALDCSVVHDHVAAKPYGALRARPKFRRLGLRKHGFDSLRYPGGGIVHA